The proteins below are encoded in one region of candidate division KSB1 bacterium:
- a CDS encoding DNA-3-methyladenine glycosylase 2 family protein — translation MYSSTVSIPAPKEFDFKECLKFLGRSNQERLHFIENDKIRKLLKLYDKKILLELSCPANNVIKVTFLNSVSEDSAKIFIKNYVREWFDLETDLALFYKIAAQDNLLKNLVSRFYGLRLIKIHDLFQALCWAILGQQINLTFAYTLYRRFIENYGEKSSYENRDYWLFPTSEIIAKLSVAELMKLQFTGKKSEYIIGLAEQIAAGNLSKESLLEKNDYNEAKNALVKIRGIGPWTANYVLMRCLGDPSAFPIEDIGLHNAIKLQLNLKQKPTLEEIRKLAAGWTNWQAYATFYLYRSLL, via the coding sequence TTTCAAGGAATGTTTGAAATTTCTCGGACGCTCTAATCAAGAGAGACTGCATTTTATCGAAAATGATAAGATTCGCAAACTTCTGAAGTTGTACGATAAAAAAATACTTTTAGAATTAAGCTGCCCGGCCAACAATGTGATTAAAGTCACATTCCTGAATTCAGTGAGCGAAGATTCGGCGAAAATCTTCATCAAAAATTATGTGCGGGAATGGTTTGATCTCGAAACTGATTTAGCGCTGTTTTACAAAATCGCCGCCCAGGATAACTTGTTGAAAAATCTGGTGAGCCGGTTTTATGGTCTGCGGTTGATCAAAATCCACGATTTGTTTCAAGCGCTCTGTTGGGCCATTTTAGGGCAGCAGATTAATCTGACGTTTGCTTACACTTTGTACCGGCGTTTTATTGAAAACTACGGGGAAAAATCAAGCTACGAGAATCGAGATTACTGGCTTTTCCCAACTTCGGAAATTATTGCAAAGCTTTCGGTTGCTGAATTAATGAAACTGCAGTTTACCGGGAAAAAATCTGAGTATATAATCGGCTTGGCTGAACAAATTGCAGCAGGCAATTTATCAAAAGAAAGTTTGTTAGAGAAAAACGATTACAATGAAGCAAAAAACGCTTTGGTCAAAATTCGCGGCATTGGTCCCTGGACAGCCAATTATGTGCTCATGCGATGCCTTGGCGATCCGTCGGCATTTCCGATTGAGGATATTGGTCTGCACAACGCAATCAAGCTGCAGCTCAATTTAAAGCAAAAACCGACCCTCGAAGAAATCAGAAAACTCGCTGCCGGCTGGACCAACTGGCAAGCTTATGCAACTTTTTATTTATACAGGTCTTTGTTATGA